In one window of Photorhabdus laumondii subsp. laumondii DNA:
- a CDS encoding polymorphic toxin type 50 domain-containing protein, whose protein sequence is MAAGGYALVYGGQILIAASAEMATAGRVALEGCKTNPALCLNNVGIFVADAVAPEAAVGTGVLAAGTVKVLGSTKEGAKNLAGELHNAGMNTLKNVSTGLPSPQGLSKEIHLGQQGKHITGHNNYIPGRSPLAEGVDPQKLLNGVHSGEYPIIRMTPRNQPIVNFGKPIGKYEGQPTNYGIIHYGKNGAHIVPANPIQH, encoded by the coding sequence GTGGCGGCAGGCGGTTACGCGCTGGTTTATGGCGGTCAGATACTGATTGCCGCCTCGGCTGAAATGGCAACGGCAGGGCGTGTTGCGCTTGAAGGCTGTAAAACCAATCCGGCGCTGTGCCTGAATAACGTGGGTATTTTTGTCGCTGATGCGGTTGCGCCAGAAGCGGCAGTTGGGACCGGTGTTTTGGCTGCGGGAACGGTAAAAGTATTAGGTAGCACCAAAGAAGGTGCTAAGAATCTGGCAGGAGAATTGCACAATGCGGGTATGAATACATTGAAGAATGTATCTACAGGTTTGCCAAGCCCTCAGGGGTTATCAAAAGAAATTCATCTAGGGCAACAAGGAAAACACATTACAGGGCATAACAACTATATTCCTGGACGTTCTCCATTAGCGGAAGGTGTAGATCCTCAAAAATTACTTAATGGTGTTCACTCAGGTGAATATCCCATCATACGGATGACTCCACGTAATCAACCTATTGTTAATTTTGGTAAACCAATAGGGAAATATGAAGGACAGCCAACAAATTATGGCATTATTCATTATGGAAAAAACGGGGCGCATATTGTTCCAGCTAACCCTATTCAGCATTGA
- a CDS encoding DUF637 domain-containing protein: MHKKRILEVNVGIAINGGSFTDNLQTALLSNIGNQINAEGAKLIGDNGEILGHSGKILSHAVVAGISAEIAGGDAKGAAVGALAAELAAITMESRLFEPAYKNETERQIHKLQEALTGNEVKAQTAKFIGALSGALISHTPEGAYSAELVYRNNMTEHMLYQLSVENQKDILAAGKGDKAAEARVIARQDAAIAVTAVAAGGYALVYGGQILIAASAEMATAGRVALEGCKTNPALCLNNVGIFVADAVAPEAAVGTGVLAAGTVKVLGSTKEGAKNLAEGLSHTSNPLLSNAKSDTHAVASLIENEKLYIERNSSTATEAVAVGMAKNGTQGATNQLVDGKWLDANGLPLPVPPSVGAAGRVPTVLQTGGNTLNKSTANTLNNQLGENLTSREWGRALEALKKENGLRNDFHGRILDNGNYIDDAGKVIGNIGDYLP; this comes from the coding sequence ATACATAAGAAGAGAATATTAGAGGTTAATGTAGGTATCGCGATTAACGGCGGCAGTTTTACAGATAACCTGCAAACCGCGCTGTTGAGCAATATCGGTAATCAGATTAATGCGGAAGGTGCCAAACTGATTGGTGATAACGGGGAGATTTTAGGCCACTCAGGCAAGATATTGAGCCACGCGGTTGTGGCAGGCATTAGCGCTGAAATCGCCGGTGGGGATGCCAAAGGGGCGGCTGTGGGTGCGCTGGCGGCTGAATTAGCGGCAATCACAATGGAAAGCCGGCTATTTGAACCGGCGTATAAAAATGAAACCGAGCGACAAATCCATAAGCTACAGGAAGCGCTGACGGGTAATGAAGTTAAGGCTCAGACGGCTAAATTTATCGGGGCATTATCAGGCGCACTGATTAGCCATACCCCGGAAGGCGCTTACAGCGCGGAGCTTGTCTATCGAAATAACATGACTGAGCACATGTTGTATCAGTTATCGGTAGAAAATCAAAAAGACATCTTAGCGGCAGGAAAAGGGGATAAAGCTGCGGAAGCGCGCGTCATTGCACGGCAGGATGCGGCGATTGCCGTCACCGCGGTGGCGGCAGGCGGTTACGCGCTGGTTTATGGCGGTCAGATACTGATTGCCGCCTCGGCTGAAATGGCAACGGCAGGGCGTGTTGCGCTTGAAGGCTGTAAAACCAATCCGGCGCTGTGCCTGAATAACGTAGGTATTTTTGTCGCTGATGCGGTTGCGCCAGAAGCGGCGGTTGGAACGGGTGTTTTGGCGGCGGGAACGGTAAAAGTATTAGGTAGCACCAAAGAAGGTGCTAAGAATCTGGCAGAAGGATTGAGTCATACCTCAAACCCGCTGTTAAGCAATGCTAAATCTGATACCCATGCCGTAGCTAGTTTGATCGAAAATGAGAAGTTGTATATAGAGCGCAACTCGTCAACAGCGACGGAAGCTGTTGCTGTAGGTATGGCAAAGAATGGCACACAAGGGGCAACTAATCAGCTTGTTGATGGCAAATGGCTTGATGCAAATGGATTACCCCTACCAGTACCTCCAAGCGTCGGAGCTGCTGGTAGAGTACCAACTGTATTACAAACAGGTGGTAATACTTTAAATAAGAGCACAGCTAATACACTAAATAATCAACTTGGTGAGAATCTGACAAGTCGTGAATGGGGTCGGGCTCTTGAGGCTTTGAAAAAAGAAAATGGATTGAGGAATGATTTCCACGGTCGAATTTTAGATAATGGGAACTATATAGATGATGCCGGGAAGGTTATTGGGAATATTGGAGATTATTTACCATGA
- a CDS encoding DUF4279 domain-containing protein yields the protein MSTIKSRVTPVSSDYPTCSECYAQLLIYPGMMHPDNVSRLLKLEPTQKNIVGTTVTNSRGKTREIKLSSWFLSSKSYVESKDLRDHIDWLLRKLNQSEIGLKQLQRTEGISITLSCVWRSKFGHSGPVLWPEQMRSISDLDLECSFDIYFDPDK from the coding sequence ATGAGTACTATTAAATCTAGGGTTACCCCAGTATCGAGTGATTATCCGACTTGTTCTGAGTGTTATGCACAATTATTGATTTATCCAGGAATGATGCACCCTGATAATGTGAGCAGGCTACTGAAACTTGAACCTACACAGAAGAATATTGTTGGAACAACAGTAACTAATAGTCGAGGAAAAACCCGAGAAATTAAGTTGTCCAGTTGGTTTTTATCTTCAAAATCATATGTAGAGTCGAAGGATCTAAGGGATCATATAGATTGGCTGTTAAGGAAATTAAATCAATCTGAAATAGGATTAAAGCAACTGCAACGTACTGAGGGTATTAGTATAACATTGAGTTGTGTGTGGCGTTCTAAATTTGGGCATAGTGGGCCGGTACTATGGCCGGAACAAATGAGATCTATATCTGACTTAGATCTAGAATGTTCCTTTGATATATATTTTGATCCTGATAAGTAA